One genomic region from Rhodococcus sp. SBT000017 encodes:
- a CDS encoding GGDEF domain-containing protein: MNEGVMRADTVHEAVTDEQRAAVAEFVAAVPMAVMVHSMQYEVVGANILCEGVLGCAVDDMVGRPVADFVPLGDRASATRIAVQLEHRYPDAGSTEHGRPVGALRRVRRGDGEVVSCWMHVGISMIAGRRFIVALLDLVNPVVDDTVRWRDRAERDELTGLLRRGPLLAHVDEWIVEDLPVALAFVDVDRLKSINDAHGHPAGDALLEAAGRRLHQWSPRGSVVGRYAGDEFVFAVTFDGPMGLDSAEVTESVRSAICGEPVPFGSSLLGVSVSVGVAVREPGESREALIQRADALMYRDKASRTT; encoded by the coding sequence ATGAATGAGGGTGTGATGCGTGCGGACACCGTGCACGAGGCGGTGACCGACGAACAGCGCGCTGCCGTCGCCGAGTTCGTGGCCGCGGTTCCGATGGCGGTCATGGTGCATTCGATGCAGTACGAGGTGGTCGGTGCCAACATCCTGTGCGAGGGCGTGCTCGGGTGCGCGGTGGACGACATGGTGGGTCGACCCGTGGCAGATTTCGTGCCGCTCGGGGATCGCGCGTCCGCGACGCGCATCGCGGTCCAGCTCGAGCACCGCTACCCCGACGCAGGCTCCACCGAACACGGTCGACCGGTCGGCGCTCTGCGCCGAGTGCGGCGCGGCGACGGAGAGGTCGTCTCCTGCTGGATGCACGTCGGAATCTCGATGATCGCGGGGCGACGGTTCATCGTCGCACTGCTGGACCTGGTCAATCCCGTCGTGGACGACACCGTTCGTTGGCGCGATCGCGCCGAGCGCGACGAACTGACCGGATTGCTGCGACGAGGCCCCCTGCTCGCCCACGTCGACGAATGGATCGTCGAGGATCTGCCGGTTGCCCTGGCCTTCGTCGACGTCGATCGGTTGAAATCGATCAACGACGCGCACGGTCACCCGGCAGGTGACGCCCTGCTGGAGGCAGCGGGACGTCGACTGCACCAGTGGTCGCCGCGCGGAAGCGTCGTCGGCCGATACGCAGGAGACGAGTTCGTGTTCGCCGTGACGTTCGACGGGCCGATGGGGCTCGACAGCGCCGAAGTCACGGAATCGGTGCGGTCGGCGATCTGCGGCGAGCCGGTGCCGTTCGGATCGAGTCTGCTCGGGGTGTCGGTGAGTGTGGGCGTTGCGGTGCGTGAGCCGGGGGAGTCGAGAGAAGCGCTGATTCAGCGCGCCGACGCGCTGATGTATCGAGACAAGGCATCCCGAACCACCTGA
- the greA gene encoding transcription elongation factor GreA, protein MTETQVTWLTQESHDRLKSELDQLISNRPVIAAEINERREEGDLKENGGYHAAREEQGQQEARIRQLQELLNNAKVGEAPTQSGVALPGSVVKVYYDGDESDTETFLIATREEGARDNKLEVYSPASPLGGSLIDAKVGDTREYTLPNGKTMKVTLVSAEPYHT, encoded by the coding sequence ATGACCGAGACCCAGGTGACCTGGCTTACCCAGGAATCACACGACAGGCTCAAGAGCGAACTCGACCAGCTCATTTCCAATCGCCCCGTCATCGCCGCCGAGATCAACGAGCGTCGCGAAGAGGGCGATCTGAAGGAGAACGGCGGCTACCACGCTGCGCGCGAAGAGCAGGGCCAGCAGGAAGCACGTATCCGCCAGCTGCAGGAGCTGCTCAACAACGCGAAGGTCGGCGAGGCACCCACTCAGTCCGGTGTCGCCCTTCCCGGGTCCGTCGTCAAGGTCTACTACGACGGCGACGAGTCCGACACCGAGACGTTCCTGATCGCCACTCGCGAAGAGGGTGCCCGCGACAACAAGCTCGAGGTGTACTCCCCCGCGTCACCGCTGGGCGGATCGCTCATCGACGCCAAGGTCGGCGACACCCGCGAGTACACGCTGCCCAACGGCAAGACCATGAAGGTCACGCTCGTCAGCGCGGAGCCGTACCACACGTAA
- a CDS encoding DUF4307 domain-containing protein → MTNALPAGRYPSGSGPSGIRQAPKRATKIALVALVLLVGTGVAYYAYSKFSVKPIEGSQLSFDIVDENTMSIRFSVTRQDPEQPAVCIVRARSRDGSETGRREVYIPPESASTTVEMTTEVTTSAAPAVGDVYGCSLDVPEYLRAR, encoded by the coding sequence ATGACCAACGCACTTCCCGCAGGTAGATACCCGTCGGGTTCCGGTCCGAGCGGCATTCGGCAGGCCCCGAAACGTGCGACGAAGATCGCACTCGTGGCCTTGGTCCTGCTGGTCGGCACAGGCGTGGCCTACTACGCGTACAGCAAGTTCTCGGTCAAACCCATCGAAGGCAGTCAGCTCTCGTTCGACATCGTCGACGAGAACACGATGTCGATCCGGTTCAGCGTGACCCGGCAGGATCCCGAGCAACCGGCCGTGTGCATCGTTCGCGCCCGATCGCGCGACGGCTCCGAGACCGGCAGACGCGAGGTGTACATCCCCCCGGAGTCGGCGTCCACCACCGTGGAGATGACCACCGAGGTGACGACGTCGGCCGCCCCTGCCGTCGGCGACGTCTACGGCTGCAGCCTCGATGTTCCCGAATATTTACGAGCCCGATAG
- a CDS encoding ABC transporter permease, protein MSNVFLDSAIITKRNLIKLKRVPDLLFFAMLSPIMFVLLFAYVFGSAIDVPGIDYKSFLMGGIFVQTMIFGASLTGSSLAEDLQKGVMDRFRSLPMARSAVVIGRTAADVGNNLVTITIMSITGLIVGWRITSSFFDALLGYVLLLLFAYSISWVMALVGLTVRSPEIFNNASFIVIFPLTFIANTFVPIDNFPSVLKTIAEWNPISSVTLAVREQFGNTNPMAPPPEVWPLQNPVLYTLIWVVLMLVVFVPLSVRKYQKTMTA, encoded by the coding sequence ATGAGCAACGTTTTCCTGGACTCCGCGATCATCACGAAGCGAAACCTGATCAAGCTCAAGCGAGTTCCCGATCTGCTGTTCTTCGCCATGCTCTCGCCGATCATGTTCGTGCTGCTCTTCGCCTACGTCTTCGGCAGTGCCATCGACGTACCCGGCATCGACTACAAGAGCTTCCTGATGGGTGGCATCTTCGTGCAGACGATGATCTTCGGTGCTTCGCTCACCGGGTCGTCGCTGGCCGAGGACCTGCAGAAGGGTGTGATGGACCGGTTCCGATCGCTGCCTATGGCACGGTCGGCAGTCGTCATCGGGCGCACCGCGGCGGATGTCGGCAACAACCTCGTCACCATCACGATCATGTCGATCACCGGACTCATCGTGGGCTGGCGCATAACGTCCTCGTTCTTCGACGCTCTGCTCGGGTACGTGTTGCTGCTGCTGTTCGCGTACTCGATCTCGTGGGTGATGGCGCTGGTGGGGCTTACGGTGCGTTCGCCGGAGATCTTCAACAACGCGTCGTTCATCGTGATCTTCCCGTTGACGTTCATCGCCAACACCTTCGTTCCGATCGACAATTTCCCGAGCGTGCTCAAGACGATCGCGGAGTGGAATCCGATCTCGTCGGTGACGTTGGCAGTGCGAGAGCAGTTCGGCAACACCAACCCGATGGCACCGCCGCCGGAGGTGTGGCCACTGCAGAACCCCGTGCTCTACACACTGATCTGGGTCGTGTTGATGCTCGTGGTGTTCGTGCCGCTGTCGGTACGCAAGTACCAGAAGACGATGACCGCCTGA
- a CDS encoding arabinosyltransferase domain-containing protein yields the protein MARLVAIVSAVLGILLTIAIPLLPIEQQQSSLTWPQSNTIGSVEAPLVGYTPISVDATIPCPAANRLPDGGLLLSTSPKGSPDAYRYGLVAEVTGGEASQLKVTLRDSVLLEKPVSELSPSTAGDCALTITSNSTATTVGLTGEDTVSREGDVRPQLVGVFSDLQGNIPGLQLQAELDSRFSSTPSALKWFAMIVGVLATGISLVALHRLDLSDGRRARRFLPRRWWTFGAADAVVIGTLVVWHLIGANTSDDGYQLGMARTADHAGYMANYFRWFGVPETPFGTPLYDMFALLSHVSTASVWMRLPTLICAVVLWLVISREVIPRFGAAARTSKTALWTGGLVMLAFWLPYNNGLRPEPFVALGVLLTWCSVERSIATRRLLPAAAAILIAALTVTHGPSGFICFAPLIAGARPVLQIVVARARQFRSTTLGAATLLAPLIASGTVVLVFAFGNQTVAGMLEMQRVHNAVGPSQAWFDEYLRYQWLMNMDIDGSLARRFGVFVMIVSLIAVVVAMLRKGGKIPGTATGPARRIVGITVGAMALMMITPTKWTHHFGVFAGLAASVAVLAAVATGAAVLRSRRNRLLFAASVSFLLAVAFTGTNGYWYVSAWGVPFWDKPILVAGLGISTMFLGLTLLLLLAAVWFHLREPYVLTAKPMARWWSVPPIAVGAALMVLVAVASMAKGAVAQWPSYSIAKSNLTALTGNTCGLANDVLLETDPNADVLQPVTGDAFAALSAENDGFTPDGVAGDLTADKESSASGTSNTVDTGEQQQPTSTTGAGTGGSALPFGLDPATVPVLGSFGSTAPATLTTGWYALPADPGDLISIAAAGRIRSVDSDGIVTYGQSLELEYGVDGRAQGRVTPIDIGPAPSWRNLRVPMDQIPAGANTIRLVLTDADRDPDQWLAVTPPRVPRTQTLNEVVGRDAPVLLDWEVGFNFPCQRPFDHRLGVAEVPQYRVLPDRSGAVITNAWQDHYGGGPLGWIDIVASARTIPSYLAGDWDRDWGSIEQYIPYDESAQAAQITAEEVQRSGLWTPGPIKTG from the coding sequence ATGGCTCGGCTTGTCGCGATCGTCTCCGCTGTCCTGGGAATTCTGCTGACGATCGCGATACCGCTGTTGCCGATCGAGCAGCAGCAGTCCTCGCTGACATGGCCGCAGTCGAACACGATCGGCAGTGTCGAAGCTCCGCTCGTCGGTTACACCCCGATCAGCGTCGACGCGACCATTCCGTGCCCTGCCGCGAACCGATTGCCCGACGGCGGGCTGTTGTTGTCCACCTCGCCCAAGGGATCGCCCGACGCCTATCGCTACGGTCTCGTTGCCGAGGTGACGGGCGGTGAGGCGTCGCAGTTGAAGGTGACGTTGCGTGATTCCGTCCTCCTCGAGAAGCCGGTATCGGAACTCAGCCCTTCGACTGCGGGCGACTGCGCTTTGACGATCACCTCGAACAGCACGGCGACCACCGTCGGGCTGACGGGCGAAGACACCGTCTCTCGCGAGGGCGACGTGCGGCCACAGTTGGTGGGCGTGTTCAGCGATCTTCAGGGCAACATTCCCGGTCTGCAGCTGCAGGCAGAGCTGGACAGCAGGTTCTCGTCGACCCCGAGCGCGCTGAAGTGGTTCGCGATGATCGTCGGTGTACTCGCCACGGGCATCTCACTGGTCGCGCTGCACCGCCTCGACCTGTCCGACGGCCGACGTGCTCGACGGTTCCTCCCTCGTCGCTGGTGGACGTTCGGCGCTGCCGACGCGGTGGTGATCGGGACGCTGGTGGTGTGGCATCTTATCGGCGCGAACACCTCCGACGACGGCTACCAGCTGGGCATGGCGCGCACGGCCGATCACGCCGGTTACATGGCCAACTACTTCCGCTGGTTCGGTGTGCCCGAGACACCCTTCGGCACACCGCTGTACGACATGTTCGCCCTCCTCTCGCACGTATCGACGGCCAGTGTGTGGATGCGGTTGCCGACGCTGATCTGCGCCGTGGTGCTGTGGCTCGTCATCAGTCGCGAGGTGATCCCGCGGTTCGGTGCGGCTGCTCGCACGTCGAAGACCGCGCTGTGGACCGGTGGCCTGGTGATGCTCGCGTTCTGGCTGCCGTACAACAACGGCCTGCGCCCGGAGCCGTTCGTGGCGCTCGGAGTGTTGCTGACGTGGTGCTCGGTGGAGCGATCCATCGCAACGCGCAGGTTGCTGCCTGCGGCCGCGGCGATTCTCATCGCGGCGTTGACGGTCACCCACGGACCCTCCGGTTTCATCTGCTTCGCTCCGCTCATAGCTGGAGCCAGGCCGGTGTTGCAGATCGTCGTCGCCCGCGCTCGGCAGTTCCGCAGTACAACACTGGGCGCGGCGACGTTGCTGGCCCCGTTGATCGCGTCGGGCACCGTGGTGCTGGTGTTCGCATTCGGCAACCAGACCGTGGCCGGCATGCTCGAGATGCAACGGGTGCACAACGCGGTCGGGCCGAGCCAGGCCTGGTTCGACGAGTACCTGCGCTACCAGTGGCTGATGAACATGGACATCGACGGCTCGCTCGCGCGCCGCTTCGGGGTGTTCGTGATGATCGTCTCGCTGATCGCGGTGGTCGTTGCCATGCTGCGCAAGGGCGGCAAGATCCCCGGCACCGCAACCGGTCCCGCGCGTCGCATCGTCGGCATCACCGTCGGGGCGATGGCCTTGATGATGATCACCCCCACCAAGTGGACCCACCACTTCGGTGTCTTCGCCGGACTCGCCGCATCGGTTGCGGTACTGGCAGCCGTGGCGACCGGTGCGGCGGTACTGCGATCGCGGCGCAACCGACTCCTGTTCGCCGCGTCGGTCTCGTTTCTACTGGCCGTCGCGTTCACCGGAACCAACGGCTACTGGTACGTCTCCGCATGGGGAGTTCCGTTCTGGGACAAGCCGATCCTCGTTGCCGGCCTCGGCATCTCGACCATGTTCCTCGGCCTGACCCTGCTGCTGTTGCTCGCTGCCGTCTGGTTCCACCTCCGCGAGCCGTATGTGCTCACCGCCAAACCGATGGCGCGATGGTGGTCGGTGCCACCGATCGCTGTCGGGGCCGCTCTGATGGTGCTGGTGGCCGTCGCGTCGATGGCCAAGGGCGCTGTGGCGCAATGGCCGTCGTACTCGATCGCGAAATCGAATCTCACGGCGCTGACCGGAAACACGTGTGGTCTTGCGAACGACGTACTGCTGGAAACCGACCCCAATGCCGATGTGCTGCAACCGGTCACCGGAGACGCGTTTGCCGCACTGAGCGCAGAGAACGACGGGTTCACCCCCGATGGTGTGGCGGGCGACCTCACCGCAGACAAGGAATCCTCGGCGTCGGGCACCTCGAACACCGTCGACACCGGAGAGCAGCAGCAGCCGACGTCTACCACCGGTGCCGGAACCGGCGGCAGCGCACTGCCGTTCGGCCTCGATCCGGCCACTGTGCCCGTGCTCGGTTCGTTCGGGTCCACTGCCCCCGCCACCCTGACGACAGGGTGGTACGCACTGCCCGCCGATCCCGGCGACCTGATCTCCATCGCCGCTGCCGGACGCATCCGGTCGGTGGACTCCGACGGCATCGTCACCTACGGCCAGAGCCTCGAACTCGAGTACGGCGTGGACGGCCGGGCGCAGGGACGCGTGACGCCCATCGACATCGGCCCGGCGCCGTCGTGGCGCAATCTGCGCGTGCCCATGGACCAGATTCCGGCCGGTGCCAACACCATTCGGTTGGTGCTCACCGACGCCGATCGCGATCCCGACCAGTGGTTGGCGGTCACCCCGCCGCGAGTTCCGCGTACTCAGACGTTGAACGAGGTCGTCGGCCGTGACGCTCCGGTGCTGCTGGACTGGGAAGTCGGCTTCAACTTCCCCTGCCAGCGTCCGTTCGACCACCGCCTCGGCGTCGCCGAGGTTCCGCAGTATCGGGTGCTGCCGGACCGCAGCGGTGCCGTCATCACCAATGCGTGGCAGGACCACTACGGCGGCGGGCCACTCGGATGGATCGACATCGTCGCCTCGGCCCGCACCATTCCGTCGTATCTGGCCGGCGACTGGGATCGCGACTGGGGATCGATCGAGCAGTACATCCCGTACGACGAGTCGGCGCAGGCGGCGCAGATCACAGCCGAAGAGGTCCAGCGTTCGGGCCTGTGGACGCCGGGTCCGATCAAAACCGGTTAA
- a CDS encoding thioredoxin domain-containing protein has protein sequence MLDANALGESTSPYLRQHADNPVHWQQWGPKALQSARDRDVPILLSIGYSACHWCHVMAHESFEDEATAALMNEHFVCIKVDREERPDLDSVYMKATVAMTGQGGWPMTCFLTPDTEPFYCGTYFPPAPRQGMPSFQQLLTAIADTWSTRRQEVFDASADIVAELRKHSAGVPAGGRPIDADALAASVSAICADEDTTYGGFGRAPKFPPGALLEGLLRHYERTGDSEVLGVVRRTASAMARGGIYDQLGGGFARYSVDAEWVVPHFEKMLYDNALLLRFYAHAARVDEDALARRVASDTAEFILRELRTENGCFASALDADTEGIEGLTYAWTPEQLTETLGFEDGVWAAGLFAVNSAGTFEAGMSVLQLPAEPEDYDRFARVRSTLSAARSTRPQPGRDDKVVTAWNGLAITALVEAGTGLGQPRWVDAAVECGEQLFAGHVESGRIRRASLGSAVGEATGVLEDYACLAVAAAALFQATGDAVWTERMTSIIDAAIDHFADPDDVGGWFDTADDAETLVTRPRDPIDGATPSGASTMAEALLTAAALVDHNSSARYGRLAAASLARSASILERAPRSGGHWLAVAEASVRGPIQIAVSTAPGGELLSAARALAPGGSVVVAGVTDSSVLLTDRPPVDGLETAYVCRGFVCDRPVTSAEDLSFALQR, from the coding sequence ATGCTCGACGCCAATGCCCTGGGTGAGTCCACCAGCCCGTATCTGAGGCAGCACGCGGACAACCCGGTGCACTGGCAGCAGTGGGGACCGAAGGCTCTGCAGTCGGCCCGCGATCGCGATGTTCCGATCCTGCTGTCGATCGGATACTCGGCGTGCCATTGGTGCCACGTCATGGCCCACGAGTCGTTCGAGGACGAGGCGACCGCGGCACTGATGAACGAGCATTTCGTGTGCATCAAGGTCGATCGCGAAGAACGACCCGACCTCGACTCGGTGTACATGAAGGCCACCGTCGCAATGACCGGCCAAGGCGGGTGGCCGATGACGTGTTTCCTGACCCCCGACACCGAACCGTTCTACTGCGGCACGTACTTTCCACCGGCCCCGCGTCAGGGAATGCCGTCGTTCCAGCAGTTGCTCACCGCGATCGCCGACACCTGGTCGACGCGGCGACAGGAGGTGTTCGACGCCTCCGCCGACATCGTCGCCGAACTGCGCAAGCACAGTGCAGGCGTGCCCGCAGGCGGTCGCCCGATCGACGCCGATGCGCTGGCGGCCTCGGTCTCGGCGATCTGCGCCGACGAAGACACCACCTACGGCGGCTTCGGCCGGGCACCGAAGTTCCCACCCGGCGCGCTGCTCGAAGGTCTGCTCCGGCACTACGAGCGCACCGGCGATTCCGAGGTCCTCGGCGTCGTTCGCCGTACCGCGTCGGCGATGGCGCGTGGTGGCATCTACGACCAGCTGGGCGGTGGATTCGCGCGCTACTCCGTCGATGCCGAGTGGGTCGTCCCGCACTTCGAGAAGATGCTCTACGACAACGCTCTGCTGTTGCGGTTCTACGCGCACGCAGCCCGGGTCGACGAGGATGCACTCGCCCGGCGGGTGGCGTCGGACACTGCGGAGTTCATTCTCCGCGAATTACGCACGGAGAACGGCTGTTTCGCGTCGGCACTCGATGCCGACACCGAAGGTATCGAGGGTCTGACCTACGCGTGGACTCCGGAACAACTGACCGAGACCCTCGGCTTCGAGGACGGTGTCTGGGCAGCCGGATTGTTCGCGGTGAACTCGGCAGGCACGTTCGAGGCCGGCATGTCGGTACTGCAGCTGCCCGCCGAACCCGAGGATTACGACCGGTTCGCACGGGTGCGCAGCACATTGTCTGCCGCTCGCTCGACTCGGCCGCAACCCGGCCGCGACGACAAGGTCGTCACCGCCTGGAACGGGTTGGCGATCACCGCACTGGTCGAGGCCGGTACCGGTCTGGGGCAGCCGCGCTGGGTCGACGCGGCAGTCGAGTGCGGCGAGCAACTGTTCGCCGGACATGTCGAGTCTGGCCGGATCCGCCGCGCCTCGCTCGGCAGCGCAGTCGGCGAGGCCACCGGCGTGCTCGAGGACTACGCGTGTCTCGCGGTCGCTGCGGCAGCGTTGTTCCAGGCCACCGGAGACGCAGTCTGGACCGAGCGCATGACGTCGATCATCGATGCTGCGATCGACCACTTCGCGGACCCAGACGACGTGGGCGGGTGGTTCGACACCGCCGACGATGCCGAGACTCTCGTGACCCGGCCTCGCGACCCGATCGACGGGGCCACCCCGTCGGGCGCATCCACGATGGCCGAGGCGCTGCTCACCGCAGCTGCGTTGGTCGATCACAACTCCTCGGCGCGCTACGGCAGACTGGCGGCTGCGTCGTTGGCGCGATCGGCCTCGATTCTCGAACGAGCGCCCAGGTCCGGTGGGCACTGGCTGGCCGTCGCCGAAGCGTCCGTTCGTGGTCCGATTCAGATCGCCGTGTCGACGGCGCCCGGCGGTGAGCTGCTCTCGGCTGCGCGGGCCCTCGCTCCGGGAGGTTCCGTGGTGGTGGCAGGCGTGACGGATTCGTCGGTACTGCTGACCGACCGTCCACCCGTCGACGGCCTCGAAACGGCATACGTGTGTCGTGGCTTCGTGTGCGACCGTCCTGTGACCTCTGCCGAAGATTTGTCGTTCGCACTGCAGAGGTGA
- a CDS encoding ATP-binding cassette domain-containing protein codes for MANAIEVEGLVLRYGKNVALDGIDFTVPEGTVLGVLGPNGAGKTTAVRILATLLQATSGSARIFGLDVATQANEVRSTIGLTGQFAAVDEYLTGYENLEMVGRLFGLRKAEAKKRADELLERFDLQYARDRTAKQYSGGMRRRLDIAASLIGRPRVVFLDEPTTGLDPRSRITMWEFIADLVRDGTTILLTTQYLEEADRLADSIIVLNKGKIIARGTADELKAQTGGERVEFVLTDRSQVDQAERILAPIGVEPPTFDEQVGRIVMPVNGGSKDLATALAQLEENGIGVVDVGLRRPNLDDVFLSLTGQTTGEPETAEEEK; via the coding sequence ATGGCGAACGCTATAGAAGTAGAGGGCCTCGTACTTCGGTACGGCAAGAACGTCGCGCTCGACGGGATCGATTTCACCGTTCCCGAGGGCACGGTGCTGGGTGTGCTCGGCCCCAACGGTGCCGGGAAGACCACGGCGGTCCGCATTCTCGCCACCTTGTTGCAGGCGACGTCGGGCTCGGCCCGAATCTTCGGGCTCGACGTGGCGACGCAGGCCAACGAGGTGCGCAGCACGATCGGGCTGACCGGTCAGTTCGCGGCCGTGGACGAGTACCTGACCGGCTACGAGAATCTCGAGATGGTCGGCCGACTGTTCGGCCTACGCAAGGCCGAGGCGAAGAAGCGCGCCGACGAACTGCTCGAACGGTTCGACCTGCAGTACGCGCGTGACCGCACCGCAAAGCAGTACTCCGGTGGTATGCGTCGGCGACTCGACATCGCAGCCAGCCTGATCGGTCGACCGCGGGTGGTGTTCCTCGACGAGCCGACCACCGGACTCGATCCACGTAGCCGAATCACCATGTGGGAGTTCATCGCGGATCTCGTCCGCGACGGTACGACCATTCTGTTGACCACCCAGTACCTCGAGGAGGCCGATCGACTGGCCGATTCGATCATCGTGCTGAACAAGGGCAAGATCATCGCCCGCGGCACAGCAGACGAGCTCAAGGCCCAAACCGGCGGCGAGCGAGTCGAATTCGTGCTCACCGATCGGTCCCAGGTCGATCAGGCCGAACGGATTCTGGCTCCGATCGGCGTCGAACCGCCCACGTTCGACGAACAGGTGGGCCGAATCGTCATGCCGGTCAACGGAGGCTCGAAAGACCTTGCCACTGCACTGGCCCAGCTGGAGGAAAACGGAATCGGTGTGGTCGACGTCGGACTGCGCAGGCCCAACCTCGACGATGTGTTCCTGAGCCTGACCGGTCAGACCACCGGCGAGCCCGAGACGGCGGAGGAAGAGAAATGA
- a CDS encoding hemolysin III family protein, with product MTMFGLDEIPVKPRMRGWIHLYAFGVAVVCAITLVTLAFSMVSVSAGVAVSVYSITVCGVFGVSATYHRVHWKTTASQIWMKRADHSMIFLFIAGSYTPFAVLGLPASTGRTLLIVVWVGALAGVALKMLWPTAPRWVGVPLYLLLGWAIVPVAPALIDHVGYAPFVLLLVGGVFYSIGAVLYATKWPNPWPTTFGHHEFFHVATVLAATCHLVAVWLVLF from the coding sequence ATGACGATGTTCGGACTGGACGAGATACCCGTCAAACCACGTATGCGCGGCTGGATTCACCTGTACGCGTTCGGCGTGGCGGTGGTGTGCGCGATCACTCTCGTCACGCTCGCGTTCAGCATGGTCTCGGTCAGTGCGGGTGTGGCCGTGAGCGTGTATTCCATCACCGTCTGCGGCGTGTTCGGGGTCAGTGCCACCTACCATCGCGTGCACTGGAAGACCACGGCGTCGCAGATCTGGATGAAGCGCGCCGATCATTCGATGATCTTCCTGTTCATCGCAGGTAGCTACACCCCGTTCGCGGTGTTGGGCCTACCCGCCTCGACCGGACGCACGTTGCTGATCGTCGTCTGGGTCGGGGCCCTCGCCGGGGTTGCCCTGAAGATGTTGTGGCCCACCGCTCCCCGATGGGTCGGGGTACCGCTGTACCTGCTCCTCGGCTGGGCGATCGTCCCGGTCGCACCCGCGCTGATCGACCACGTCGGCTATGCACCGTTCGTGTTGCTGCTCGTGGGCGGAGTCTTCTACAGCATCGGAGCCGTGCTGTATGCCACCAAGTGGCCGAATCCATGGCCGACGACCTTCGGCCATCACGAGTTCTTCCACGTAGCAACGGTATTGGCGGCAACCTGCCACCTTGTTGCCGTGTGGCTCGTACTGTTCTGA
- the mca gene encoding mycothiol conjugate amidase Mca — protein sequence MSGLRLMAVHAHPDDESSKGAATTARYAAEGHEVLVVTLTGGERGDILNPAMDIPGVHERIRDVRREEMAEAARILGVRQTWLGFEDSGLPEGDPLPPLPDGCFALVPLEVSTEALVKVVREFKPHVITTYDERGGYPHPDHIRCHEVSMAAWEAAGDPERFPDAGEPWTPLKLYYSHGFIRKRMQLFHDWFIDRGEESPFVDWLKRWDGQRDEIMGRITTQVTVGDYFEHRDDALRAHATQIDPNGSFFAVPLDVQRKLWPTEEFELARTRVTTSLPETDLFAGIEETEK from the coding sequence GTGTCCGGACTGCGGCTCATGGCAGTGCATGCCCATCCCGACGACGAGTCCAGCAAAGGTGCTGCGACAACGGCTCGCTACGCGGCCGAAGGACACGAGGTTCTGGTCGTCACGCTCACCGGCGGCGAGCGGGGCGACATCCTCAATCCGGCGATGGACATTCCGGGAGTGCACGAGCGCATCCGTGATGTTCGACGCGAGGAGATGGCCGAGGCCGCCCGTATCCTCGGCGTTCGGCAGACCTGGCTCGGCTTCGAGGACTCCGGGTTGCCCGAGGGCGATCCTCTGCCGCCGCTTCCGGACGGCTGCTTCGCGCTGGTTCCGCTGGAGGTCTCCACCGAGGCCCTGGTGAAGGTGGTGCGCGAGTTCAAGCCGCACGTCATCACCACCTACGACGAGAGAGGCGGCTACCCACACCCGGACCACATTCGCTGCCACGAGGTCTCGATGGCGGCGTGGGAGGCAGCGGGGGATCCCGAACGGTTCCCCGACGCGGGTGAGCCCTGGACTCCGCTCAAGCTCTACTACTCGCACGGGTTCATTCGTAAGCGCATGCAGCTCTTCCACGACTGGTTCATCGACCGCGGTGAGGAGAGCCCGTTCGTCGACTGGCTGAAGCGGTGGGACGGCCAGCGCGACGAGATCATGGGTCGTATCACCACGCAGGTCACCGTCGGCGACTACTTCGAGCATCGCGACGACGCACTACGCGCACACGCGACGCAGATCGATCCCAACGGGTCGTTCTTCGCTGTGCCGCTGGACGTACAACGCAAGCTGTGGCCCACCGAGGAGTTCGAGCTGGCCCGCACTCGGGTCACGACGTCGCTGCCCGAGACGGACCTGTTCGCCGGAATAGAAGAGACCGAGAAATGA